The following coding sequences are from one Plasmodium coatneyi strain Hackeri chromosome 11, complete sequence window:
- a CDS encoding Ribosomal protein L18: MNAPAFVVPLLLLYLDVLHSFATNRAVFPRNPFSLFSSPNRKKAAPEKLPQGKVKKLKEKKKKKKNIALERLIREHAATTEKVEKRDVSDNPNVDVDKEILEGKRVPRLRIKNTNNHIYATVVDDYRRHILCFSCSRDPNLSGVLGTYRNKSTNRVVNNGRTIKSGWEIGKDIGRKALNKGIFKVRFDRGKFKYAGKVEALAEGARAVGLQL; the protein is encoded by the exons ATGAACGCTCCCGCCTTCGTTGTCCCCCTCCTTTTACTTTACCTCGACGTACTGCACAGCTTTGCAACGAACAGGGCGGTCTTCCCAAGGAATCCATTCTCGTTGTTCTCTTCACCCAACAGGAAGAAAGCCGCCCCTGAAAAACTCCCCCAGGGGAAGGTTaagaaattgaaggaaaaaaagaagaaaaaaaaaaat ATCGCTCTGGAAAGGCTGATCCGCGAGCATGCAGCGACGACGGAGAAGGTGGAAAAGAGAGACGTGTCAGACAACCCCAATGTAGACGTCGACAAGGAAATTCTTGAAGGCAAGCGAGTACCAAGGTTACGAATTAAAAACACCAACAATCATATATATGCCACAGTGGTGGACGACTACAGGAGACATATACTCTGTTTTTCTTGTTCGAGGGATCCAAACTTATCTGGTGTGTTAGGCACTTACAGAAATAAGTCAACCAACAGAGTTGTGAATAATGGGAGGACTATTAAATCCGGGTGGGAAATTGGAAAAGACATCGGCAGGAAGGCATTAAATAAAGGCATTTTTAAGGTACGATTTGATAGGGGGAAATTCAAGTATGCAGGGAAGGTGGAGGCATTAGCTGAAGGGGCCCGCGCCGTGGGGTTGCAACTGTGA